Proteins from one Lacrimispora sphenoides genomic window:
- the fucO gene encoding lactaldehyde reductase: MANRIVLNETSYHGSGAILEIPGEVKRRGFQKAFLASDPDLIKFNVTSKITKILEENEMDYEIYSDIKPNPTIENVQTGVEAFKTSGADYIIAVGGGSSMDTAKAIGIIIANPEYEDVRSLEGVAPTKKPSVPIIAVPTTAGTAAEVTINYVITDVEKKRKFVCVDPHDIPIVAIVDPDMMASMPKGLTAATGMDALTHAIEGYITKGANPITDMFNLKAVELIGKSLRGAVENTAEGREGMALGQYITGMGFSNCGLGIVHSMAHALGAVYDTPHGVANAILLPTIMEFNAETTGEKYRDIARAMGVEGTESMTEEEYRKAAVDSVKKLSADVGIPADLTQIVKEEDVQFLAESAAADACAPGNPREASLENIIKLYKSLM; encoded by the coding sequence ATGGCAAACAGGATTGTATTAAACGAAACATCATATCACGGCTCCGGTGCAATTTTAGAGATTCCGGGCGAGGTAAAAAGAAGAGGATTTCAAAAGGCATTTCTTGCATCAGATCCCGACTTAATTAAGTTTAACGTAACCTCAAAGATCACAAAGATCCTGGAAGAAAACGAAATGGATTATGAGATCTATTCAGATATCAAGCCAAACCCGACCATCGAAAATGTCCAGACAGGGGTAGAGGCATTTAAAACGTCAGGAGCGGATTATATCATAGCGGTCGGCGGCGGCTCTTCCATGGATACGGCCAAAGCAATCGGCATCATCATTGCAAATCCGGAATATGAAGATGTAAGAAGCTTAGAAGGAGTGGCTCCCACTAAAAAACCAAGCGTACCGATTATCGCCGTTCCCACCACAGCAGGTACGGCAGCGGAAGTTACCATCAACTACGTGATCACTGATGTGGAAAAGAAACGCAAATTTGTCTGTGTGGATCCTCATGATATTCCCATTGTTGCCATCGTTGATCCGGACATGATGGCCAGCATGCCAAAGGGCCTGACTGCCGCTACAGGCATGGACGCCTTGACCCATGCAATCGAAGGTTATATTACAAAGGGTGCCAATCCAATCACAGATATGTTCAATTTAAAGGCTGTTGAATTAATAGGAAAGAGTTTAAGAGGAGCCGTGGAAAATACCGCCGAAGGCCGGGAAGGCATGGCATTGGGTCAGTACATTACAGGTATGGGATTTTCAAACTGCGGACTTGGTATCGTGCATTCCATGGCACATGCACTTGGCGCTGTTTATGACACGCCTCATGGGGTGGCAAACGCCATTCTGCTTCCTACCATCATGGAATTCAACGCCGAAACAACCGGTGAGAAGTACCGTGATATCGCAAGGGCAATGGGCGTAGAAGGAACTGAGAGTATGACGGAGGAAGAATACCGCAAAGCAGCGGTTGATTCGGTCAAAAAGCTGTCTGCAGATGTAGGGATACCGGCTGATTTAACACAGATTGTAAAAGAAGAGGACGTGCAGTTCCTGGCAGAATCCGCAGCGGCAGATGCATGCGCTCCGGGAAATCCCAGGGAAGCCAGTCTGGAAAATATCATTAAACTCTATAAATCGCTTATGTAA
- a CDS encoding TetR/AcrR family transcriptional regulator C-terminal domain-containing protein gives MTDNPRKSEKTKYRLADSIKDCMKAKPVDKITVQNIVDGCGMTRQTFYRNFKDKYDLINWYFDKLVLESFAQIGVDKTVRQSLKEKFEFIKKEKVFFTEAFRSDDYNSLKEHDFELIMGFYTELITRKRQEMLSEEIQFLLEMYCRGSVYMTVKWVLSGMKQTPSEMAESLTEAMPPKLETVFSEVGLI, from the coding sequence ATGACTGACAATCCAAGGAAAAGTGAAAAAACAAAATACCGTCTGGCTGATTCCATAAAGGATTGCATGAAAGCCAAGCCCGTTGATAAGATTACGGTCCAGAACATTGTGGATGGATGTGGGATGACTAGACAAACCTTTTACCGTAATTTTAAGGATAAGTACGATTTGATCAACTGGTATTTTGATAAGCTGGTGCTGGAATCTTTTGCCCAGATAGGGGTTGACAAAACCGTACGTCAGAGCCTGAAGGAAAAATTCGAATTCATCAAAAAGGAAAAGGTATTCTTTACGGAGGCGTTCCGTTCCGACGATTATAACTCTTTAAAAGAACATGATTTTGAACTGATCATGGGATTTTATACGGAACTCATCACCAGGAAGAGACAGGAGATGCTTTCTGAGGAAATCCAGTTTCTTCTTGAGATGTATTGCAGAGGTTCTGTATACATGACGGTGAAATGGGTCCTTTCGGGCATGAAGCAGACTCCGTCCGAGATGGCGGAAAGTCTGACAGAAGCCATGCCGCCCAAGCTGGAAACGGTATTTTCAGAAGTAGGCCTGATTTAG
- a CDS encoding DUF4318 domain-containing protein, which translates to MNRNEGKRELFWEIMFSGADLGMILFVGALMGLWLFSGRQGLEIIMDRLGLFFLIYLAAGCLLQLLKQLPEMDLSWLRGMAFMYWFDILLVLLLFLAAFLPDYLRYMILSDAVVLVGRWALNYLYAKRTANELNKAKGGRTLVIDLNEKPGTKEEFFSVLENYCIKNRLSLEYIERDIPAVVKLDGVLHEVDLRSYYTYGGPVYTMDITKL; encoded by the coding sequence ATGAATAGAAACGAGGGAAAAAGAGAGCTTTTTTGGGAAATTATGTTTTCCGGAGCCGATTTGGGGATGATTTTATTTGTAGGTGCTTTAATGGGACTTTGGCTTTTCTCCGGTAGACAGGGGCTGGAGATTATCATGGACCGCCTGGGCCTTTTTTTTCTCATTTATCTTGCGGCAGGCTGCCTGCTCCAGCTCTTAAAACAGCTGCCTGAAATGGATTTAAGCTGGCTGCGGGGCATGGCTTTTATGTACTGGTTTGATATTTTATTAGTTCTCTTATTGTTTCTTGCTGCATTTCTTCCGGATTATTTAAGATACATGATCTTATCGGATGCTGTGGTGCTTGTTGGGAGATGGGCGTTAAATTACCTTTATGCAAAGCGTACTGCCAATGAACTGAATAAAGCAAAGGGAGGACGTACCCTTGTTATTGATTTAAATGAAAAGCCAGGCACTAAAGAAGAATTTTTCTCTGTCCTGGAAAATTACTGCATCAAAAACCGCTTGAGCCTGGAATATATAGAACGGGATATTCCGGCTGTGGTTAAGCTTGACGGAGTCCTTCATGAGGTGGATTTAAGGAGTTACTATACGTATGGAGGACCTGTGTATACCATGGACATTACAAAGCTTTAA
- a CDS encoding LytTR family DNA-binding domain-containing protein: protein MKVNIKTVSHDAEESAELYIHKRDEAVDRLAEYLEQDLFRSITLLCHREEKICRVPSPEIYLIETVKEKQVVHTKEETYETNRRLYELERLLPSNFIRISKSVIMNIDKVRTYTPMLNGLMKVSMINSQVTYISRKYLKEVKDRILEARHYE, encoded by the coding sequence ATGAAGGTCAATATTAAAACAGTCAGCCATGATGCGGAAGAATCTGCGGAGCTGTACATCCATAAGCGGGATGAGGCGGTGGACCGTCTTGCGGAATATTTAGAACAGGATTTGTTCCGGTCGATAACGCTCTTGTGCCATAGGGAAGAGAAAATCTGCCGGGTTCCGAGCCCAGAAATTTATTTGATTGAAACGGTGAAGGAAAAGCAGGTGGTCCATACGAAAGAGGAAACCTATGAGACAAATAGGAGACTTTACGAACTGGAGCGGCTTCTTCCGTCTAATTTTATCCGGATATCCAAGTCTGTAATCATGAATATAGATAAGGTAAGGACCTATACTCCTATGCTCAATGGGCTTATGAAGGTCTCTATGATAAATTCCCAGGTGACTTATATTTCCAGGAAATATTTAAAAGAGGTAAAAGACAGGATTTTGGAGGCGAGGCATTATGAATAG
- the nrdG gene encoding anaerobic ribonucleoside-triphosphate reductase activating protein, with amino-acid sequence MNYATIKPTDVANGPGVRVSLFVSGCNHCCKECFNSEAWDFHYGQEYGPETGSKILEYLDHPYIAGLSLLGGEPMDPKNQKGILSLIEKVKERFPEKTIWCYTGYDFEKDILGDMAGKLPETRRILDCLDVLVDGKFEVEKKDLKLRFKGSSNQRIIKVQESLDMGKIVLWE; translated from the coding sequence ATGAATTATGCAACCATAAAGCCTACGGATGTAGCGAACGGCCCAGGGGTCAGGGTGTCTTTGTTTGTCAGCGGATGCAATCACTGCTGTAAGGAGTGTTTTAATTCCGAAGCCTGGGATTTTCATTACGGCCAGGAATATGGTCCGGAAACCGGCTCAAAGATACTGGAATATTTAGACCATCCCTATATCGCAGGCTTAAGCCTGCTGGGGGGAGAGCCTATGGATCCCAAAAATCAGAAGGGCATCCTGTCTTTGATAGAGAAAGTAAAGGAGCGTTTTCCGGAAAAGACGATCTGGTGCTACACCGGCTATGATTTTGAAAAGGATATTCTGGGGGACATGGCCGGAAAGCTTCCAGAGACAAGGCGGATCTTAGACTGTCTGGATGTCCTGGTAGACGGAAAGTTTGAAGTGGAAAAAAAGGATTTAAAGCTGCGGTTTAAAGGGTCATCCAATCAGAGGATCATTAAAGTGCAGGAATCCCTTGATATGGGAAAGATTGTATTGTGGGAATAA
- the nrdD gene encoding anaerobic ribonucleoside-triphosphate reductase, which yields MIKVQKRDGRIVEYNRDKIITAIRKANAEVEASERAGEEMIDTILDHVERDNEGVISVEAIQDMIESSLVNKNKYTLSKKYIIYRYQRALLRKANTTDESILKLIKNENKELAEENSNKNTILASTQRDYIAGEVSRDLTRRMLLPERISLAHDQGSIHFHDADYFVQPIFNCCLINIGDMLDNGTVMNEKMIESPKSFQVACTVMTQIIAAVASNQYGGQSVDIRHLGKYLRKSNDKFHKQIRVEFGDTISPEMVEKMAAIRLRDELKSGVQTIQYQINTLMTTNGQAPFVTLFLCLDDNDEYLKENALIVEEVLRQRLEGIKNEAGVYVTPAFPKLIYVLDESNCLKGGRYDYITKLAVKCSSKRMYPDYISAKKMRENYEGNVFSCMGCRSFLSTWKDENGNYKFEGRFNQGVVSLNLPQIGIQAKGDEDTFWKILDERLDLCYEALMCRHKSLEGTLSDVSPIHWQYGAIARLKKGETIDRLLQNGYSTISLGYIGLYETTKLMKGVSQTDPVGEEFALRVMNYMRKVVDQWKKQTGLGFGLYGTPAESLCYRFAKIDRERFGNIPDVTDKGYYTNSYHVDVRESIDAFSKFTFESQFQNISSGGAISYVEVPNMRNNLEAMEEVVKFIYDNIQYAEFNTKSDYCQECGFDGEIIINEDMDWECPQCHNKDRKRMNVTRRTCGYLGENFWNTGKTKEIKSRVLHL from the coding sequence ATGATTAAAGTTCAAAAACGTGACGGCAGAATTGTGGAATATAACAGGGATAAAATCATTACAGCCATTCGGAAAGCCAATGCAGAGGTGGAAGCTTCTGAGCGGGCCGGAGAGGAAATGATTGATACAATACTGGATCATGTGGAGAGAGATAACGAAGGCGTGATCAGTGTGGAAGCAATTCAGGACATGATCGAGAGCAGTCTGGTAAATAAGAACAAATATACGCTTTCCAAAAAATACATCATTTACCGTTACCAGAGGGCTCTGCTTCGGAAGGCAAACACAACCGATGAGTCTATCTTAAAGCTGATTAAAAATGAGAACAAGGAACTGGCAGAGGAAAATTCCAACAAGAATACCATTCTGGCATCGACTCAGAGAGATTACATCGCGGGAGAGGTGTCCAGAGACTTAACCAGAAGAATGCTGCTTCCGGAGAGGATTTCTCTTGCCCATGACCAGGGCTCCATTCACTTCCACGATGCGGATTATTTCGTACAGCCGATTTTTAACTGCTGTCTGATCAATATCGGTGATATGCTGGATAACGGCACCGTGATGAATGAAAAAATGATCGAGAGTCCTAAGAGTTTTCAGGTGGCGTGTACGGTCATGACCCAGATCATAGCGGCTGTTGCCAGTAACCAGTACGGCGGCCAGTCCGTAGATATCCGTCATTTGGGAAAATATTTAAGAAAAAGCAATGATAAATTCCATAAGCAGATCCGTGTAGAATTCGGGGATACGATTTCTCCTGAGATGGTGGAAAAGATGGCTGCCATCCGTCTGAGAGATGAGTTAAAATCCGGTGTCCAGACCATTCAGTACCAGATCAACACCTTAATGACAACCAACGGACAGGCACCCTTTGTAACTCTGTTCCTATGCCTAGATGATAACGACGAATACTTAAAGGAAAATGCCCTGATCGTGGAGGAGGTACTCCGCCAGAGGCTTGAGGGGATCAAGAACGAAGCAGGCGTATATGTCACTCCTGCATTTCCTAAACTGATTTATGTTTTAGATGAGAGTAACTGCTTAAAGGGCGGAAGATATGATTACATAACGAAGCTGGCAGTGAAATGCTCTTCTAAACGCATGTACCCGGATTATATTTCTGCTAAGAAAATGCGGGAAAATTACGAGGGGAATGTATTCAGCTGCATGGGCTGCCGGAGCTTCCTGTCTACATGGAAGGATGAGAATGGCAATTACAAGTTTGAGGGAAGATTTAATCAGGGAGTGGTAAGCCTTAACCTGCCGCAGATTGGTATTCAGGCAAAGGGAGACGAAGATACGTTCTGGAAGATTTTGGATGAACGTCTGGATCTATGCTACGAGGCTCTGATGTGCAGACATAAGTCCCTGGAAGGCACTCTTTCCGATGTAAGTCCGATTCACTGGCAGTACGGCGCCATTGCAAGGCTTAAAAAAGGTGAAACGATCGACCGGCTCCTTCAAAATGGCTATTCTACCATATCTTTGGGATACATCGGCCTTTATGAGACAACAAAGCTTATGAAGGGGGTCAGCCAGACAGATCCGGTAGGAGAAGAGTTTGCTCTTCGCGTCATGAATTATATGCGGAAGGTTGTAGACCAGTGGAAAAAGCAGACCGGTCTTGGCTTTGGCTTATACGGGACACCGGCGGAATCTCTCTGCTACCGGTTTGCCAAAATTGACCGTGAGCGGTTTGGAAACATACCTGATGTGACGGACAAGGGTTATTACACCAACTCTTATCACGTTGATGTGCGGGAATCCATTGATGCATTCAGCAAATTCACCTTTGAAAGCCAGTTCCAGAATATTTCCTCCGGCGGAGCCATTTCCTATGTGGAGGTTCCCAATATGCGGAACAATCTGGAAGCAATGGAAGAAGTGGTGAAATTCATTTACGATAACATCCAGTACGCAGAGTTTAACACCAAATCAGATTATTGCCAGGAATGCGGTTTTGACGGTGAGATCATCATCAATGAAGATATGGATTGGGAATGCCCTCAGTGCCATAACAAAGATAGGAAGCGGATGAATGTGACCAGAAGAACCTGCGGTTATCTGGGAGAGAATTTCTGGAACACCGGAAAGACAAAGGAGATCAAATCCAGGGTTCTTCATCTATAG
- a CDS encoding flavodoxin family protein, with protein sequence MKVLMLNGSPHERGCTNRALLEVEWALNEEGIETEILHVGSQSVHGCIACQKCSETGRCVFTYDLVNQVLDKMETADGLIVGSPVHYASPNGTVLSFLDRLFYAGRDFAFKPGAAVVSARRAGTTASLDVLNKYFTIAQMPVVSSTYWNMVHGFTPQEVEQDLEGLHTMRALGKNMAWLLKCLEVGKAAGISLPAWEEIPRTNFIR encoded by the coding sequence ATGAAAGTACTAATGTTAAATGGGAGCCCTCATGAGAGAGGCTGTACCAACCGTGCCCTCCTTGAGGTGGAATGGGCCTTGAATGAGGAAGGCATTGAGACAGAGATCCTTCACGTAGGGAGCCAGTCTGTCCATGGATGTATTGCCTGCCAGAAGTGTTCAGAAACAGGAAGATGCGTATTTACTTATGATTTGGTTAATCAGGTGCTTGATAAAATGGAAACAGCGGATGGGCTGATCGTAGGTTCCCCTGTTCATTATGCTTCTCCCAACGGCACCGTGCTTTCCTTCCTGGACCGTTTGTTTTATGCAGGAAGGGATTTTGCCTTTAAGCCTGGAGCAGCTGTTGTGTCCGCCCGGAGAGCAGGAACCACAGCTTCTCTTGATGTTTTAAACAAATATTTCACCATTGCCCAGATGCCGGTGGTTTCTTCCACTTACTGGAACATGGTTCACGGATTTACGCCTCAGGAGGTGGAACAGGATTTGGAAGGGCTTCACACCATGAGAGCTCTCGGAAAAAATATGGCATGGCTTTTAAAATGTCTTGAGGTAGGAAAGGCCGCAGGAATCAGCCTTCCCGCCTGGGAAGAAATCCCAAGAACAAATTTCATTCGATAA
- a CDS encoding DEAD/DEAH box helicase, whose product MRVSHLTTNTFWKGESGVSALVEDQGKEYKANLHIKGSQVFDYSCSCAQGNSYRGMCPHCKALFEVYKEQESNPGRPVLTSQQARAMIREYTNREVSRIMSEGEEEQVKLSLSLLISRREVKLEFKLGKDRLYMVKDLAAFANAVENGTYVEYGKNLAFHHSPSAFAKESRPLLEFVLEIVNAYCEHYEQFQKSSFSTKPVLRFLNLSRANRDRFFGIMMGETLEFEDYKGQKRQLMIVDRNPNLKVTVKRQGRDGVFVSVDRELLTFEGEHRLYLADMKYLYCCDQPCSEALSVFLGQMMEGFKPSYETEINDKDMPLFYERVLKRIAAYCTIDSKELDLEAYKPEELKARFDFDSDGQGGLILKPTLSYGDYSFQPVEDERLPRTVCRDVPGEFRISRLITRYFKYKEYESEYPAIRDDEEAVYRLLTSGMREFMALGEVYFSESFKKLKVLPPPKVSIGVRSVGNWLELDVDTAGLSGEDLSRLLEVYSQKKKYYRLKSGEFISLDDNGLMTVAKLIEGLSADPDKLGKSFRLPKYRALYLDSILKEGNGITLYRDQLYKAVVRGMKSVEDSDFEVPQPLRHVLRGYQKTGYRWLKTLDSYGFGGILADDMGLGKTIQIIALLLDEAGKKEHTTSLIVCPASLVYNWENEFHIFAPSLKVTTITGQAGEREELLMHTDEEDVLITSYDLLKRDIDLYKDKFFRFQVIDEAQYIKNASTQSARAVKSIEAGNRFALTGTPIENRLSELWSIYDFLMPGFLFSYRKFKKEYELPIVREQERPALESLHRLIGPFLLRRLKKDVLKELPDKLETIVYSAFDKEQKELYAANAFRLKQELENLDGSSGRDNIQILSALTRLRQICCDPHLCYDNYRGASAKLETCIDLVRNGVEGGHKILLFSQFTSMLDVIGQRLKKEAVPYYMLTGATPKEDRLHMVNSFKDDEIPLFLISLKAGGTGLNLTAADVVIHFDPWWNVAAQNQATDRAHRIGQEKQVSVFKLITKGTIEENILKLQESKKDLAEQIITEGTVSLSNLTKEDLLGLLDI is encoded by the coding sequence ATGAGAGTATCACACTTGACGACAAATACCTTCTGGAAGGGTGAATCAGGTGTCAGTGCCCTGGTGGAGGATCAGGGAAAGGAATATAAGGCAAATTTGCATATCAAGGGTAGTCAGGTTTTTGACTACTCTTGTTCTTGTGCCCAGGGAAATTCTTACCGGGGGATGTGTCCTCACTGCAAAGCTCTGTTTGAGGTGTATAAAGAGCAGGAGTCAAACCCTGGAAGGCCTGTACTCACTTCCCAGCAGGCAAGAGCCATGATCCGGGAATATACCAACCGGGAGGTGTCCCGGATCATGAGCGAGGGAGAAGAGGAACAGGTGAAACTTTCCCTATCCCTCCTCATCAGCCGAAGAGAAGTGAAGCTGGAGTTTAAGCTTGGAAAGGACCGGCTCTACATGGTGAAGGATCTGGCTGCATTTGCAAATGCGGTAGAAAACGGCACCTATGTGGAATACGGCAAAAATCTGGCGTTTCATCACAGCCCTTCTGCCTTTGCGAAAGAGAGCCGCCCCCTTCTGGAATTTGTACTGGAGATCGTAAATGCATATTGTGAGCATTATGAACAGTTTCAGAAAAGTTCCTTTTCCACAAAACCTGTTCTGCGGTTTTTAAATTTAAGCCGCGCAAACCGGGACCGTTTCTTTGGAATCATGATGGGAGAGACCCTGGAATTTGAGGATTACAAGGGGCAGAAGCGGCAGCTGATGATCGTTGACCGCAATCCCAACTTAAAGGTTACGGTAAAGCGTCAGGGACGGGATGGAGTTTTTGTTTCTGTTGACCGGGAGCTTTTGACCTTTGAGGGGGAACACCGCTTATATCTTGCAGATATGAAATACTTATACTGCTGTGACCAGCCCTGCAGTGAGGCCCTCTCCGTGTTTCTGGGGCAGATGATGGAAGGATTTAAACCTTCTTATGAAACGGAAATCAATGACAAGGATATGCCTCTTTTTTATGAACGGGTTTTAAAAAGGATTGCTGCCTACTGCACCATTGATTCCAAAGAACTGGATCTGGAAGCTTATAAACCGGAGGAGTTAAAGGCGAGGTTTGACTTTGATTCCGATGGGCAGGGCGGACTGATTTTAAAGCCGACCCTTTCCTATGGGGACTATTCCTTCCAGCCGGTGGAAGATGAGCGCCTGCCCCGCACCGTGTGCCGGGATGTGCCGGGAGAGTTCCGCATCAGCCGCCTGATAACCCGCTACTTTAAATATAAGGAATATGAATCGGAATATCCGGCCATTCGGGATGATGAGGAAGCGGTATACCGGTTACTCACTTCCGGGATGAGAGAATTCATGGCGTTGGGAGAGGTTTATTTTTCCGAATCCTTTAAAAAGTTAAAAGTTCTTCCTCCTCCCAAGGTATCCATCGGAGTCCGGAGTGTAGGGAACTGGCTGGAACTGGACGTGGATACGGCAGGGCTGTCAGGAGAGGACTTAAGCAGGCTTTTGGAAGTATATAGCCAGAAAAAGAAGTATTACCGCTTAAAGAGCGGAGAATTTATAAGTCTTGACGACAACGGGCTTATGACGGTTGCAAAGCTGATTGAGGGCTTATCTGCTGACCCTGACAAGCTGGGCAAGTCGTTCCGCCTACCCAAATACAGGGCGCTTTATCTGGACAGCATTTTAAAAGAAGGAAACGGCATTACCCTTTACCGGGACCAGCTCTATAAGGCGGTGGTTCGGGGAATGAAGTCTGTGGAGGACAGTGATTTTGAGGTCCCCCAGCCTCTGCGCCATGTACTGAGAGGATATCAAAAGACGGGATACCGCTGGCTTAAGACGTTGGATAGCTATGGCTTTGGCGGAATCCTTGCCGATGATATGGGACTTGGAAAGACCATCCAGATCATAGCCCTGCTCCTTGATGAAGCAGGTAAAAAAGAACATACGACTTCCCTTATCGTCTGCCCTGCATCCTTGGTATACAACTGGGAGAATGAATTTCACATTTTTGCTCCTTCTCTTAAAGTTACTACGATCACCGGCCAGGCAGGAGAGCGGGAAGAGCTGTTAATGCATACGGATGAGGAAGATGTGCTGATCACATCCTATGACTTATTAAAACGGGATATTGATCTTTATAAGGATAAGTTCTTCCGGTTTCAGGTCATTGATGAGGCCCAGTACATCAAAAATGCATCCACACAGAGTGCAAGAGCGGTAAAAAGCATTGAGGCAGGAAACCGGTTTGCTTTAACCGGTACTCCCATTGAAAACCGTTTATCAGAGCTATGGAGCATTTATGATTTCTTGATGCCGGGATTTCTTTTCTCCTATCGGAAATTTAAAAAAGAATATGAACTTCCCATTGTCAGGGAGCAGGAACGGCCGGCGCTGGAGAGCCTTCACCGCCTGATCGGCCCCTTCCTCTTAAGGCGGCTTAAGAAAGATGTGCTGAAAGAATTGCCGGACAAGCTGGAAACCATTGTTTATTCCGCTTTTGACAAAGAGCAAAAAGAGCTGTATGCGGCAAACGCATTCCGCTTAAAGCAGGAGCTTGAAAATTTAGATGGCAGTTCGGGAAGGGATAACATCCAGATCCTTTCGGCTCTTACCAGACTCCGTCAGATCTGCTGTGATCCTCATTTGTGCTATGATAATTACAGAGGCGCATCTGCAAAGCTGGAAACCTGCATTGACCTGGTTCGGAACGGGGTAGAAGGCGGGCACAAGATCCTGCTCTTTTCCCAGTTTACCTCTATGCTTGATGTGATCGGTCAAAGGCTGAAAAAAGAGGCGGTTCCATACTATATGCTGACCGGAGCAACTCCGAAAGAAGATAGGCTCCATATGGTAAATTCCTTTAAAGATGATGAGATCCCCTTATTCCTGATTTCCTTAAAGGCAGGCGGTACAGGACTTAACCTGACTGCGGCGGATGTGGTCATACACTTTGATCCATGGTGGAATGTGGCAGCTCAGAACCAGGCCACGGACCGGGCCCACCGGATCGGCCAGGAGAAGCAGGTGAGCGTATTCAAGCTGATCACAAAGGGGACGATTGAGGAAAATATTTTAAAGCTTCAGGAATCCAAAAAAGATTTGGCGGAACAGATTATAACAGAGGGAACCGTGTCCTTAAGTAATCTGACCAAAGAGGATTTATTGGGGCTTTTGGATATATAG